The Micromonospora sp. Llam0 genome includes a window with the following:
- a CDS encoding NAD-dependent epimerase/dehydratase family protein — MMSRVLVTGAAGFIGSHLVDAPPVSEVRGVRLHQRRLGEL, encoded by the coding sequence ATGATGTCCCGCGTTCTGGTCACCGGAGCAGCCGGCTTCATCGGCTCGCACCTGGTTGACGCGCCGCCGGTCAGCGAAGTCAGGGGCGTCCGCCTGCATCAGCGGAGGCTCGGTGAACTGTGA
- a CDS encoding XRE family transcriptional regulator, translating to MAGRRYPPNRRLAWERLQRGWSYEEITEHIRAEMSRAGETDTGLNANTVRRWEIGERWPDPRYRKHLVAILGKPASDLGLLTPDELAVRPDAETLHEFRRLWEMLTGDDNSNGWDRASVLRALVGASMLPLVAPLLSLDPDAARADGRTVDPDSYQQIVRCQRELYWTSPARPLYEAAYAHTQLGVGLLRAAATGTSRASLASALAKSALLTARLAFFDLSQPAIAERCYDVALAATREAGDHALAAAVLGHMAFIPAFGHQPANARPLIDAALQHTWHGVSPMVRSWLHCVASEVEARAGAAAASRRHIDLAAGAVDGNSTPPEWLDFYDNGRLHSFAGYAALASGDHSEAAGQLNQALATLTGTSAKQRSVVLADMATAQGGDGDRAADYLNQAIDALHTDWYGTGLDRVRAVRPTLGDSRHGALLDERVAALTAGRAALSG from the coding sequence ATGGCGGGACGGCGCTACCCCCCGAACCGGCGGCTCGCGTGGGAAAGGCTCCAACGCGGCTGGTCCTACGAGGAGATCACCGAACACATCCGCGCCGAGATGAGCCGCGCGGGCGAGACCGACACCGGGCTCAACGCCAACACCGTCCGACGCTGGGAGATCGGCGAGCGGTGGCCCGACCCGCGCTACCGCAAGCACCTGGTCGCGATCCTCGGCAAGCCGGCAAGCGACCTCGGTCTGCTCACCCCCGACGAGCTTGCCGTGCGACCGGACGCGGAGACACTGCACGAGTTCAGGAGGTTGTGGGAGATGCTCACCGGAGACGACAACAGCAACGGATGGGACCGCGCATCGGTACTACGCGCTCTCGTCGGCGCCAGCATGCTGCCCTTGGTCGCACCCCTGCTGTCCCTCGATCCAGACGCCGCACGCGCCGACGGCAGGACCGTCGACCCCGACTCGTACCAGCAGATCGTGCGCTGCCAGCGTGAGCTGTACTGGACCAGCCCGGCCCGGCCGCTCTACGAGGCCGCCTACGCCCACACCCAGCTCGGCGTCGGACTCCTGCGCGCCGCCGCCACCGGTACCAGCCGGGCCAGTCTCGCCAGCGCGCTCGCGAAATCCGCGCTGCTCACCGCCCGGCTCGCCTTCTTCGACCTCAGCCAACCCGCCATCGCCGAACGCTGCTACGACGTCGCCCTCGCCGCCACCCGCGAGGCCGGCGACCACGCCCTGGCCGCCGCCGTCCTCGGCCACATGGCGTTCATCCCCGCCTTCGGCCACCAACCGGCCAACGCCCGCCCGCTGATCGACGCTGCCCTGCAACACACCTGGCACGGCGTCAGCCCCATGGTCCGCTCCTGGCTGCACTGCGTCGCCTCGGAGGTCGAGGCCCGTGCCGGAGCGGCGGCGGCCAGCCGCCGCCACATCGACCTCGCCGCGGGCGCGGTCGACGGCAACTCCACCCCACCCGAGTGGCTCGACTTCTACGACAACGGCCGCCTGCATTCGTTCGCCGGGTACGCCGCCCTCGCCAGCGGCGACCACAGCGAAGCTGCCGGACAGCTCAACCAGGCACTCGCCACGCTCACCGGCACCAGCGCCAAGCAGCGCAGCGTTGTCCTCGCCGACATGGCCACCGCGCAGGGCGGTGACGGCGACCGCGCCGCCGACTACCTCAACCAGGCCATCGACGCCCTACACACCGACTGGTACGGCACCGGCCTCGACCGGGTCCGAGCCGTCCGTCCGACGCTCGGCGACAGCCGACACGGCGCACTGCTCGACGAACGCGTCGCCGCTCTCACCGCCGGCCGGGCCGCGCTCTCGGGATAG
- a CDS encoding transposase: MGDLSREELISLARTQAERIAAQDVRIAELTAANEALAARLARLEHLLSRNSSSPPSKDDDPGRTPPAVRKKRDTPAGTRGKQRGAPGSNLAWSDAPDQRRDRFPEGVCGCGAQLTHARDLGVVDRYQQVEVPLMTATLTQYDQHAVRCGCGTLHTAARPQGAGAGPVGYGPNPQAWAVYLMVVHFIPVQRCVRMLQSLTGATPSPGFVHGMLSRAAALTSEVDKRIRTLITLAYAVCCDETPLRVGPKEPKPGRKKADKYLLVACTQWWTHYQVGDRDLATFTAFVVKDLTASVVVHDRYQNYDSAGLGTLVHQLCCAHLLRDLDGAAEVYPDAVWPKRISDAPRALIHETNVAREQNRPGIDPQVKAKLLYNLHHGVLVGL; this comes from the coding sequence TTGGGTGATCTTTCTCGTGAAGAGCTGATCTCGCTCGCTCGGACGCAGGCGGAGCGGATCGCTGCTCAGGACGTTCGGATCGCGGAGTTGACGGCGGCGAACGAAGCTCTTGCGGCGCGGTTGGCACGGTTGGAGCATCTGCTGTCGCGGAACTCGTCGTCTCCGCCGTCGAAGGACGACGATCCGGGTCGAACGCCACCGGCGGTCAGGAAGAAGCGGGACACTCCGGCGGGTACGCGGGGTAAACAGCGGGGTGCGCCGGGGTCGAACCTGGCCTGGTCGGATGCCCCTGATCAGCGGCGGGACCGGTTCCCCGAAGGCGTGTGCGGGTGCGGAGCGCAGTTGACGCACGCGCGGGATCTGGGTGTGGTGGACCGGTATCAGCAGGTCGAGGTCCCGTTGATGACCGCGACGCTGACCCAGTACGACCAGCACGCGGTGCGGTGCGGGTGCGGGACGTTGCACACCGCGGCCCGCCCGCAAGGCGCGGGAGCCGGTCCGGTGGGGTACGGCCCGAACCCGCAGGCGTGGGCTGTCTATCTGATGGTCGTGCATTTCATTCCGGTGCAGCGGTGTGTGCGGATGCTCCAGTCGTTGACGGGGGCGACACCGTCGCCGGGGTTCGTGCACGGCATGCTGAGCCGGGCCGCCGCGTTGACCAGTGAGGTCGACAAACGGATCCGAACGCTGATCACCTTGGCGTACGCGGTGTGCTGTGACGAGACGCCGCTGCGGGTCGGGCCGAAGGAGCCGAAGCCGGGCCGCAAGAAAGCGGACAAGTACCTGCTCGTGGCCTGTACCCAGTGGTGGACTCACTACCAGGTCGGTGATCGGGACCTGGCCACGTTCACCGCGTTCGTGGTCAAGGACCTGACCGCCTCGGTGGTCGTGCACGACCGCTACCAGAACTACGACTCGGCCGGGTTGGGCACCCTGGTACACCAGTTGTGTTGTGCCCACCTCCTCCGTGATCTCGACGGTGCGGCCGAGGTGTACCCCGACGCGGTCTGGCCGAAGCGGATCTCCGACGCCCCGCGTGCTCTGATCCACGAGACGAACGTGGCCCGGGAACAGAACCGGCCCGGCATCGACCCGCAGGTCAAGGCCAAACTGCTGTACAACCTGCACCACGGTGTCCTGGTTGGCCTGTGA
- a CDS encoding transposase, with translation MACDTTTTTGNRPGERKARLLLEVFRDRRADVLRFVDDLQVPPTSNQAERDLRPAKIQQKISGRLTSEQRTKDRYRILGYVSSAAKNGLDKMQVLRDAILGRPWMPDLPVPT, from the coding sequence TTGGCCTGTGACACCACCACCACCACCGGCAACCGTCCCGGTGAGCGTAAAGCCCGCCTGCTGCTGGAAGTCTTCCGGGACCGTCGCGCCGACGTGCTGCGCTTCGTCGACGACCTACAGGTTCCGCCGACCTCGAACCAGGCCGAACGGGACCTACGACCAGCGAAGATCCAGCAGAAGATCTCCGGGCGGCTCACCAGCGAGCAACGCACGAAAGACCGCTACAGAATTCTCGGCTATGTGTCCAGCGCGGCGAAGAACGGCCTCGACAAGATGCAGGTCCTCCGCGACGCCATCCTCGGACGGCCCTGGATGCCGGACCTACCCGTACCCACCTGA
- the amcA gene encoding multiple cyclophane-containing RiPP AmcA gives MTIYLSRNAATTAVVAGTVRSSDGGSPIAGDGPAAPSTDPPLFTHVWQRLFEQSVRKERRR, from the coding sequence ATGACGATCTACCTCTCCCGTAACGCCGCGACGACGGCAGTTGTCGCCGGCACCGTCAGGTCGAGCGACGGCGGCTCGCCGATCGCGGGAGATGGCCCCGCCGCGCCCAGCACCGATCCTCCGCTGTTCACCCACGTCTGGCAGCGGCTGTTCGAACAGAGCGTGCGGAAGGAGCGACGCCGATGA
- a CDS encoding IS3 family transposase produces MYEFIETMRLDTAKYAYPVDFMCEQLGVSRSGYYEWRTRPDSATATRRAHLRSAIEEVFAASDGTYGHRRVHAQLRRQGVSAGPELVRQLMRELGLVPCQPRPRRWGLTQSSSGTVPDLVGREFTADAPGEKLVGDITYIPTGEGWLYLATVIDCCTKEVIGYAMDDHYQTPLISRAIRNAARNRELRKNAIFHSDRGSNYMSDDYGRTLRDLRLRRSAGRTGICFDNAMAESFFGALKNERVSRVKYPTREAARRDVTAYIEFWYNRQRLHSAVGYRPPREVHAEFENLQIAA; encoded by the coding sequence TTGTACGAGTTCATCGAGACGATGCGACTCGACACCGCGAAGTACGCCTACCCCGTCGACTTCATGTGCGAACAACTCGGCGTGTCCAGGTCCGGATACTACGAATGGCGAACCCGCCCCGACTCCGCGACCGCCACCCGCCGCGCCCACCTTCGATCGGCCATCGAGGAGGTGTTCGCCGCGTCTGACGGCACCTACGGGCATCGACGTGTCCACGCGCAACTGCGGCGCCAGGGCGTGTCCGCCGGGCCGGAACTCGTCCGCCAGCTGATGCGCGAGCTCGGGCTCGTGCCGTGCCAGCCCCGCCCGAGGCGGTGGGGACTCACCCAGTCGTCGTCCGGCACGGTGCCTGACCTCGTCGGCCGGGAGTTCACCGCCGACGCGCCTGGGGAGAAGCTCGTCGGCGACATCACGTACATCCCGACCGGCGAGGGGTGGCTGTATCTGGCGACCGTCATCGACTGCTGCACGAAGGAAGTCATCGGGTACGCGATGGACGACCACTACCAGACGCCGTTGATCTCCCGCGCCATCCGTAACGCCGCCCGGAATCGCGAACTCAGGAAGAACGCCATCTTTCATTCGGACCGGGGCAGCAACTACATGTCGGACGACTACGGCAGAACGCTTCGGGATCTGAGGTTGCGGCGATCCGCTGGCCGGACCGGAATTTGTTTCGACAATGCGATGGCGGAATCGTTCTTCGGTGCACTGAAGAACGAACGCGTGTCGCGTGTGAAGTATCCCACGCGTGAGGCGGCACGTCGGGACGTTACTGCCTACATCGAATTCTGGTACAATCGTCAGCGTCTGCATTCAGCGGTGGGCTACCGACCTCCCCGGGAAGTCCACGCAGAGTTCGAGAACCTTCAAATCGCGGCGTGA
- a CDS encoding transposase yields the protein MARISSYTPEFREEAVQLVLQSNKPVSQVAREIDVHPETLRSWVRQYRRENSGAQNSPQIGIDERARLKELERRNRELEMENSFLKKAAAYFAKDPR from the coding sequence ATGGCACGCATAAGCTCATACACCCCAGAGTTCCGTGAAGAAGCAGTGCAACTCGTTCTACAGTCGAACAAGCCAGTGTCGCAGGTTGCCCGGGAGATCGACGTTCATCCGGAGACGCTGCGTTCCTGGGTCCGCCAGTACCGGCGGGAAAACAGCGGCGCCCAGAACAGCCCACAGATCGGCATCGACGAGCGCGCTCGACTGAAGGAACTCGAACGCCGCAACCGGGAACTCGAAATGGAGAACAGCTTCCTGAAAAAAGCCGCGGCGTACTTCGCGAAGGACCCTCGGTAA
- a CDS encoding IS66 family transposase → MAVTVSVGAAVEADADAGLRDVLARVVEANERWERLAGQLRAEDAELRAENGRLRAENERLSAELAVLQRLVFGRSSERVRPSSPVDGDGDGQGGHGGQSDGRQSGKATRRGPGGRAGRRDYSHLPRVEVLWDFTGGGYCCPDCSSPFEAFGDHAFEQVDWRVTVRVVVHRRRRYRRRCRCAGARTVTAPGPPKAVGKGRFGNGFIAMLLVERYVAGRSQNSLIAGLARHGADVSGSTLVGTCTAAGALLAPLQEAIVARNRDSWHLHADETSWHVFTPDTGDGPARWWLWVFIGADTTCFVMDPTRAGVVLARHAGIDPDTGQLTPHDDGGPRGLVVSSDFYTVYASAGRRTDGLTNLYCWAHIRRYFVRAGDANPTQLGYWTRDWLDRIKALYHAHDELTDAWNASTAATPGRAATEAATRLADAYTAWDTALDAIDTARQAQMASPGLQQPAKKALATLDREWDGLTAHRDHPMISLDNNASERALRRPVVTRKNAYGSRTDDAARLAATVWTVTATAEQAGLNPLTYLTAYLDACGHHGGTPLTGPDLERFLPWTASPADLHTWAQPPPTG, encoded by the coding sequence GTGGCTGTGACGGTTTCGGTGGGTGCTGCGGTGGAGGCGGATGCTGACGCCGGGTTGCGGGATGTGCTGGCTCGGGTGGTGGAGGCCAACGAGCGGTGGGAGCGGTTGGCTGGGCAGTTGCGGGCCGAGGACGCTGAGTTGCGGGCGGAGAATGGGCGGCTTCGGGCGGAGAACGAGCGGTTGTCGGCGGAGCTGGCGGTGTTGCAGCGGCTGGTGTTCGGCCGTTCGTCGGAGCGGGTCCGGCCGTCGTCGCCGGTCGACGGTGACGGTGACGGCCAGGGTGGACATGGCGGTCAATCTGACGGGCGGCAGTCGGGGAAGGCGACGCGGCGGGGGCCGGGTGGCCGGGCCGGCCGTAGGGACTACTCGCACCTGCCGCGGGTGGAGGTGCTGTGGGACTTCACCGGGGGCGGGTACTGCTGCCCGGATTGTTCGTCGCCGTTCGAGGCGTTCGGTGATCACGCCTTCGAGCAGGTCGATTGGCGGGTGACGGTGCGGGTGGTGGTACACCGCCGCCGCCGGTACCGGCGGCGTTGCCGGTGTGCGGGAGCGAGGACGGTGACCGCACCCGGGCCGCCGAAAGCGGTCGGGAAGGGCCGGTTCGGTAACGGCTTCATCGCGATGCTGCTGGTCGAACGGTATGTGGCCGGGCGTTCCCAGAACTCCCTGATCGCCGGGCTGGCCCGTCACGGGGCTGACGTCAGCGGGTCGACGCTGGTCGGGACCTGCACGGCGGCCGGGGCGCTGCTCGCGCCGCTGCAAGAGGCGATCGTCGCCCGTAACCGTGATTCGTGGCATCTGCACGCTGATGAAACCTCGTGGCACGTGTTCACCCCCGATACCGGTGACGGGCCGGCCCGCTGGTGGCTGTGGGTGTTCATCGGCGCGGACACCACCTGTTTCGTGATGGACCCGACCCGCGCCGGGGTGGTGCTGGCCCGGCACGCCGGGATCGACCCCGACACCGGGCAGTTGACCCCGCACGACGACGGCGGGCCGCGCGGGCTGGTCGTCTCCAGTGACTTCTACACCGTCTACGCCTCGGCCGGGCGTAGGACCGACGGTCTGACCAACCTGTACTGCTGGGCGCACATCCGCCGGTACTTCGTGCGCGCCGGGGACGCGAACCCGACCCAACTCGGGTACTGGACCCGCGACTGGCTGGACCGGATCAAGGCCCTCTACCACGCCCACGACGAACTGACCGACGCGTGGAACGCGTCCACGGCCGCCACGCCCGGACGCGCCGCGACCGAAGCCGCCACGCGGCTGGCTGACGCGTACACCGCCTGGGACACCGCTCTGGACGCGATCGACACCGCCCGGCAGGCACAGATGGCCAGCCCCGGGCTGCAACAGCCGGCGAAGAAGGCCCTGGCCACCCTGGACCGAGAATGGGACGGCCTGACCGCCCACCGCGACCACCCCATGATCAGCCTGGACAACAACGCCAGCGAACGCGCGCTCCGCAGACCGGTCGTGACCCGCAAGAACGCCTACGGCTCCCGCACCGACGACGCCGCCCGCCTCGCGGCCACCGTCTGGACCGTCACCGCGACCGCCGAACAGGCCGGCCTCAACCCGCTGACCTACCTCACCGCCTACCTCGACGCCTGCGGCCACCACGGCGGCACACCATTGACCGGCCCGGACCTGGAACGATTCCTACCCTGGACCGCGTCTCCCGCCGACCTGCACACCTGGGCCCAGCCACCACCGACCGGCTGA
- a CDS encoding AP endonuclease produces the protein MGLLTAVEHEVPFLHLRGGPRGFDLARRDTATLDRWARCSQVSVPITVVTADLDLIDFARPGTPTYWRASAELSQLGHAASVLRAHAVRLLARHHLDQRQWADLAVPDLAARHGLTTLIELHEPAWFTDHSVDALVTHLERTPWLALLMDTAQVQQAWRRSEDPDNLAAQVSVLAPRTRVIHISDSDDHVPGAGYEIVAKTFGHLENDSPVEIAFEWTGADRSPQVCLDRYRRAVAWWHSRSEANL, from the coding sequence TTGGGACTACTTACCGCGGTGGAGCACGAGGTTCCGTTCTTGCACCTGCGCGGCGGCCCGCGCGGATTCGACCTGGCCAGGCGTGACACCGCCACGCTCGATCGGTGGGCTCGCTGCTCCCAGGTCAGCGTGCCGATAACCGTTGTCACCGCAGATCTCGATCTGATCGATTTCGCTCGGCCGGGCACTCCTACGTACTGGCGGGCCAGCGCCGAACTCAGCCAGCTGGGCCACGCCGCGTCCGTACTGCGAGCGCACGCGGTTCGCCTGCTCGCCAGGCATCACCTCGACCAGCGGCAGTGGGCCGACCTGGCGGTGCCAGACCTCGCCGCCCGCCACGGGCTGACGACGCTCATCGAGCTACATGAGCCAGCGTGGTTCACAGATCATTCAGTCGATGCGCTGGTTACGCACCTCGAACGAACCCCATGGCTCGCGTTGCTGATGGACACGGCTCAGGTCCAACAGGCGTGGCGGCGTTCCGAGGATCCCGACAATCTCGCCGCTCAGGTGTCCGTCCTCGCACCGCGCACCCGCGTCATTCACATCAGCGACAGTGACGATCATGTGCCCGGTGCCGGCTACGAAATCGTGGCAAAGACGTTCGGGCACCTGGAGAACGACAGCCCGGTCGAGATCGCCTTCGAATGGACCGGCGCCGACCGCAGCCCGCAGGTCTGCCTGGACCGCTACCGCCGCGCCGTTGCCTGGTGGCACTCCCGCTCGGAGGCAAACCTATGA
- a CDS encoding glycosyltransferase, with amino-acid sequence MRDQSLTFLLLGHLTRYKDVPATAAAFLAHTTRASLVIAGASRDPAISADINRVVADAEGRAIWYPHRVPPEQAGHLYAAADAAVCPYRSDDGYDFFSEVLHPSSVTTAICYHLPVIAPDLPAVEEITRDRPRWLTPAEGDLGPAMAAAEAALMTPRRAVERKAPRPPSSSAGRWKRTGQIYEALAKELLPDQPSAPAASGCPPHEDATGESLR; translated from the coding sequence ATGCGTGACCAGTCCCTGACGTTCCTGCTACTGGGCCACCTCACCCGGTACAAGGACGTACCCGCCACCGCTGCGGCCTTCCTCGCTCACACCACCCGCGCGAGCCTGGTAATCGCCGGCGCCAGCCGCGACCCAGCGATCTCGGCCGACATCAATCGCGTCGTCGCCGACGCCGAAGGCCGAGCCATCTGGTATCCACACCGCGTGCCACCTGAGCAGGCCGGCCACCTCTACGCTGCCGCAGACGCCGCTGTCTGCCCGTACCGCAGCGATGACGGCTACGACTTCTTCTCGGAGGTTCTGCACCCCAGCTCGGTCACCACCGCCATCTGCTATCACCTGCCGGTAATCGCGCCCGATCTACCCGCCGTCGAGGAAATCACCCGAGACCGTCCCCGATGGCTGACACCCGCCGAAGGCGACCTCGGACCCGCGATGGCCGCAGCGGAAGCCGCTCTGATGACACCACGACGTGCCGTCGAGCGGAAGGCCCCCAGGCCGCCGAGCAGCTCAGCCGGCCGGTGGAAACGCACCGGCCAGATCTACGAAGCGCTCGCCAAAGAACTGCTACCGGACCAACCCTCCGCACCAGCCGCGTCCGGTTGCCCACCACACGAAGACGCGACGGGAGAGTCCCTCCGATGA
- a CDS encoding IS3 family transposase: MTPLWGTAAACRLTGLSRATIYRHRDPTPPKPRTPRRPSPSALTETERQQVLDLLNSPPYQDLAPAQVWARELDEGRWWCSESTMYRILRAAGQNGERRNQATHPARTKPELVADAANQIWSWDITKLRGPVKGVWYHLYTVIDIWSRYVVGHLVATHEDGQLAEALIADAAARERVDPDQLTVHADRGAAMTCKTITQLLTDLKIGRSHSRPKTSNDNPYIEASFKTLKYDPTFPDRFGSIQHARQHCEAFYTYYNHEHRHSGIGLHTPASVHHGTAGQIRQQRQHTLDAARAAHPHRFGRRRPQPPRLPDRAWINKPDNTAPDQSTTPPTTTHPATQS; the protein is encoded by the coding sequence CTGACACCACTGTGGGGCACCGCTGCGGCGTGCCGACTGACCGGCCTGTCCCGAGCCACCATCTACCGCCACCGCGACCCGACACCGCCGAAGCCCCGGACACCCCGCAGACCATCACCGTCCGCACTGACCGAAACCGAACGACAGCAGGTCCTCGACCTGCTCAACAGCCCGCCCTACCAGGACCTGGCACCCGCACAGGTATGGGCACGCGAACTCGACGAGGGCCGCTGGTGGTGCTCCGAGTCCACCATGTACCGAATCCTGCGCGCCGCTGGACAGAACGGCGAACGCCGCAACCAGGCCACCCACCCGGCCCGCACCAAACCCGAACTCGTCGCCGACGCCGCGAACCAGATATGGAGCTGGGACATCACGAAGCTACGCGGACCCGTCAAAGGCGTCTGGTACCACCTGTACACCGTGATCGACATCTGGTCCCGCTACGTCGTCGGTCACCTGGTCGCCACGCACGAGGACGGCCAACTCGCCGAAGCGCTGATCGCCGACGCCGCCGCCCGCGAACGCGTCGACCCCGACCAGCTGACCGTGCACGCCGACCGGGGCGCGGCGATGACCTGCAAGACCATCACCCAACTCCTCACAGACCTGAAGATCGGCCGCAGTCACAGCCGACCCAAGACATCCAACGACAACCCGTACATCGAGGCGAGCTTCAAGACCCTGAAGTACGACCCCACGTTCCCCGACCGGTTCGGGTCGATCCAGCACGCCCGGCAGCACTGCGAAGCCTTCTACACCTACTACAACCACGAGCACCGGCACTCCGGGATCGGCCTGCACACCCCCGCCTCGGTGCACCACGGCACCGCTGGACAGATCCGTCAGCAACGCCAGCACACCCTCGACGCCGCCCGTGCGGCTCACCCACACCGGTTTGGCCGCCGCCGACCCCAGCCGCCCCGCCTACCGGACCGGGCATGGATCAACAAACCAGACAACACCGCCCCCGACCAGAGCACCACCCCGCCCACGACCACACACCCAGCAACACAAAGCTAA
- a CDS encoding HAD family hydrolase, whose amino-acid sequence MAAVALDFGGTLATPGASPCGRDVVAVLESRFGWPSPAGLDVAVDEVRAEAKAAYRQGVQTPWETILADAWQRVSAQPPDLDAVVDALWESVPDAVVDPRAAAAVRTLRRSQRELVLACNTQRPIAHRRRTLAVAGLVEHFDALVLSSDIGFTKPDPRFYAAVVDAAGGVPEAVLFVGDTLDKDVVGPRAAGMRAALVCAGEPPPGLPEDVPVIAHVAELPNLLERWP is encoded by the coding sequence GTGGCAGCGGTGGCGCTAGATTTCGGCGGCACGCTCGCAACTCCAGGGGCGTCACCGTGCGGCCGCGACGTCGTGGCCGTGTTGGAGTCGCGGTTTGGCTGGCCGAGTCCCGCTGGGCTTGACGTCGCGGTCGACGAAGTGCGTGCCGAGGCGAAGGCGGCATACCGGCAAGGTGTCCAGACACCGTGGGAGACGATTCTCGCGGATGCCTGGCAGCGCGTGAGCGCTCAGCCGCCAGACCTGGACGCGGTGGTTGACGCGCTGTGGGAGTCGGTGCCCGACGCTGTCGTCGATCCGCGTGCCGCCGCTGCGGTCCGGACGCTTCGCCGCAGCCAGCGGGAGCTGGTCCTGGCTTGCAACACTCAGCGCCCGATCGCCCACCGGCGACGGACGCTTGCGGTCGCCGGCTTGGTGGAGCATTTCGATGCCCTTGTGCTGTCCAGCGACATCGGGTTCACCAAGCCCGATCCCCGCTTCTACGCTGCGGTGGTCGACGCTGCCGGAGGTGTACCGGAGGCAGTGCTGTTCGTCGGCGACACTCTCGACAAGGACGTCGTCGGCCCGCGTGCCGCCGGGATGCGGGCTGCCCTGGTGTGCGCCGGGGAACCGCCGCCCGGCCTGCCCGAGGACGTTCCGGTCATCGCGCACGTGGCCGAGCTGCCAAACCTGCTGGAGCGATGGCCATGA
- a CDS encoding phosphotransferase enzyme family protein, with product MTGSAIGQGTTNYRATCVGQDVFVKNYPPGTDLAGEAAAIELSALAERHGTPVAGLLRNHAGDPIDASSLYAVSVWEWMPGAVVTTDLTAGQALAAGTTLGRIHAAFATLPASAGPSPQAQNWLAVDLVGLAATVDRLIDIAEARIAAGPADPFDTQAARTLAERRDSIADIPRLMKDLPKLTTQILHGDYSPVNLIFDGDRLSAVIDFRPPDPFFVSYEVGRVAFYPNTVATTADWLTIARTLIEGYVRTNPTVTDDDIRSCARVALLQLLTSLYGVKQHYLKPGLFQDALDEFWLLRHRVSGYGLECKGKYGHTYTP from the coding sequence TTGACAGGCTCCGCCATCGGGCAGGGAACAACCAACTACCGGGCGACGTGCGTAGGCCAAGACGTCTTCGTCAAGAACTATCCACCCGGCACGGACCTGGCCGGCGAAGCCGCCGCTATCGAGCTGTCGGCACTCGCCGAGCGCCACGGCACGCCGGTCGCCGGGCTGCTCCGTAACCACGCCGGAGACCCGATCGACGCCAGTTCCCTGTACGCGGTATCCGTGTGGGAGTGGATGCCCGGGGCCGTCGTCACCACGGACCTGACAGCGGGTCAGGCGCTCGCCGCTGGCACGACCCTTGGTCGTATCCACGCCGCCTTCGCCACCCTGCCCGCCAGCGCGGGACCATCGCCGCAAGCACAGAACTGGCTTGCCGTCGACCTCGTCGGTCTGGCAGCAACCGTCGACCGTCTCATCGACATCGCCGAGGCTCGCATCGCGGCCGGTCCTGCCGACCCCTTCGATACCCAAGCCGCCCGCACGCTCGCCGAGCGACGAGATTCCATCGCCGACATTCCCCGGCTCATGAAGGACCTGCCCAAGCTCACCACCCAGATCCTGCACGGCGACTACAGCCCAGTGAACCTGATCTTCGATGGCGACCGGCTTTCCGCCGTGATCGATTTCCGGCCGCCGGACCCGTTCTTCGTCTCCTACGAGGTGGGCCGGGTGGCGTTCTACCCCAACACGGTCGCCACGACGGCAGATTGGCTCACCATCGCGCGAACGCTGATCGAAGGCTACGTGCGGACCAACCCCACGGTGACCGACGACGACATCCGGTCCTGTGCCCGGGTCGCGCTGCTGCAACTGCTCACCAGCCTGTACGGAGTCAAGCAGCACTACCTCAAGCCTGGCCTGTTCCAGGACGCCCTCGACGAATTCTGGCTCCTACGCCACCGCGTGTCGGGGTACGGCCTGGAGTGCAAAGGCAAGTACGGCCACACGTACACACCGTGA